ACTGGTAGGCGAACACGACCAGCTGGGCGCGGTCGCGGGCGTGCAGCTTGGTCATGGCCCGGCTCACGTGGGTGCGGACGGTGGCCGGGCTCACGACCAGGCGGTCGGCGATCTCGTCGTTGGCCAGGCCGAGGGCGACCAGGCCGACCACCTCCCGCTCCCGGCCGGTCAGGATCACCACCCGGACCCCGGCCAGGCGCGGGTCGGCGGCGATCGTCCGGGTCGCCTCGATGCCGTCCATGACCGGCATGCGCACGTCCATCAGGACCACGTCGGGCAGCTCACGCCGGACCAGCTCGACCGCGGCC
The window above is part of the Actinomycetota bacterium genome. Proteins encoded here:
- a CDS encoding response regulator transcription factor codes for the protein MIRVVVADDQALFRAGARVLLEAEDDLELAGEAGDGRAAVELVRRELPDVVLMDVRMPVMDGIEATRTIAADPRLAGVRVVILTGREREVVGLVALGLANDEIADRLVVSPATVRTHVSRAMTKLHARDRAQLVVFAYQSGLAQTRSRPT